GCGGCGGCGAACCAGGCGACATCACGCCGACGTTCGACCACTCACCTGTTTCGTATCGCTCAAGGAGATCATCCAGTGATTGGATTTCTTCCTCGTACTCGGCGTCGACGACGAGGACGCGCGCCGAGAAACCGAATTGACAGACCGGCTCTAGGTCGCGCTGATCAATGCCGGGATCTTCCATCATCTGGACGCCGACTTCCGTTGGCGGATCAATCCCGATCGTAGTGTGTCCGTCAGGCTCCGAATTCAGAACCTCCGAAATTGCGTTCATTCCGCCCGCCCCCGAGATGTTTTCGATAGAGAGCTCGGCGTCCAATTCATCTGCGAGGAGCGGCATAACACCTCGAGCGTAAGTGTCGTTCCCCCCGCCCGGGTCATAAGGAGAGACGTGTGTGATCGTTTCAGTTGGGAACTCTCCGTCGTCCTCGCTACCTAGACATCCGGCAATACCAGTTGCTGCACCACTAGCAAGAATTGCTAGCAATCCTCGTCTGCCTGTCTCTAACATAGACACCAAACTCAACTTCGTCCTAACACTTATAACTTTATACTTTAGATTTGTTCTTTACGCTAATATTGTATGATAAAATATTTATTATCATGAGCTACGCCCTGAGAGTGTCGAGAAATGGGGCGACCAGCGCCTAGCGGATCACGTCGAGAACGCGTTTCGATATGCTGAGCAACTGCTTTTCGCTGAACGCGCTTCCCATGAGCTGCATTCCGACGGGAACGCCCTGTACTCGTCCGTTTGGTACCGTGATCGCCGGAAGTTTCGTTACGTTCGCCGGATGAGTGTTTCGAGCGTAATTATACCCGGGATCGGTTGCCTCGGAGAGGCGTGGGGCAATTATCGGTAACGTCGGCAGGAGAAACACGTCAACCTCTTTGAGCGCCGCTTCAAACTGGTCACACAATTGCTCTCGTGCTTTCTGAGCGTACATATACAGACCCCCGTGTTCATTATTGACAAGATGTGCACCAGCTAATAACCGGGCGCGATAATACCAATTCACTTGCTGTCCGAATGCTTGAGATCGAGCAGCAAAGGCCTGCTGATAGGACGGATCAACGTTGCCTAAACGCCGATAGTCTGCAGCTGCGTCACGCCAGTGTGCAGCAAGTTCCGCATAACTGAGAGCGTATTTAATTGGACCGGATAATTCAAAATCTTTTATGGAAATACGACTAATCTCGGCTCCATTATCGCTTAGCCGGTCGATTGCAGCTTCTGTCTGATGGACGATTCCGGACATTACCTCCTGTTCTGCTGTACCATGACCAAGTCCTTCCTTAATTACACCGATTGTCGTGTCCTCTAACGATACTGCGTTATTTAATGCCTCTACGTACCCGCCTACTTGATACTCTGGTTTCGCTGCGGCCACCATGCTTGCAGCGTCATCTGGATCCCGGCCGGCTATCGCCTCAAGCAGGGCGGCGCACTCTTCAACCGTCTTTGCCATCGTTGCAACATGGTCGAGGGTGTATGAGTTTTCGATAATGCCCGAAGTCGGAACGAGCCCGTACGTGGGTTTTAATCCAATTATTCCACAGTGTGCAGCTGGCATTCGACCAGAACCACCGGTATCGGCGGCCAGTGAGACGTCAACCTCGCCAGTGGAGACGGTAATTGCGCTCCCACCAGACGATCCGCCTGGAATTCGCTCTGGGTCATCAGGATGTGTCATTTGCCCGTTGTTCGATATGGCTCGTGCGCCAGCACCAAACTCATCAAGGTTCGTTTTGGCCGTTATCGATGCACCTGCTCGTCGTACACGTTTGATAACAGTTGCATCAGTCTGGGGAATATATCCCTGCAACGCCGCCGACCCAGCTTCCATTGGGATCCCCGCGACGGAGATGTTGTCCTTTACGCTAACGGAGAGGTCCTCAAGCAAGCCATTGTGATCAGCAGTTGGAGGGACCTCACACCGCGTAATAATGCTATTATGCGAATTATCGGTGGCGGTTTTCCATGTTCGTTCACCAACCGTTTCCTCACTTTCCCTCTCAACAAACGATTTGACTTCCGCTAATCCCTCTAAATTACTGTTCACTTGGTCTCGAATATTGCTCAGTTCGTGATCCGATACACTGATTCCGAACTGATCCGCAAGCTTTCGTACCTCTTCGGTAGATAACTCACTCATCCTTCGAATAAATAGTATATCAATTGGTATATACCTTTTGTTCAAGCAAGTGACAAATATATAGAGCTGATCGTCGAGAACCAAACCAGGATAGGAAAGTACTATTTGACCCCTTCATGGCGTGGCTATTCGAGAAGATTTGCTACGCACTCTGAATCGACTTAGGACCCGTGGAATGTTCCGAGCAGTCACGAGCATTCGCTTGCGCGTCTCAACCGTTGTGTCTGCGAGGAGCAGCGTCGAGACTACGTTATCCCCGTTGAGGATCAGATTATTCGATTCAATGTTTCCTCGTGAAAGACGTCCAGCGCAGTCTCGTCGATCGAATCCGTCTCGACCGCTCGTCGGAGCTCCACCGGGTCAAAACAGTTCCACGAGCGGGAACTGAGTGGCGTCGATCTCGTTGATTTGCTCGTCCGAGATGTATAGATCGATGACGAGGAGATCGACGACGCCGACAGTCTTATTTCGCAACTCGGTTCCCTACTGCGCCTCGACCCGCCAGTCCCCTCAAGCAGATGATCCTCTGGGGCGTGGAACCTGCGGGCCAGACCCACGATCCCGCTGACAGTAAATTCGGTGACGGCACCGTCGTTTATCCGGGACTATACAGCACTTTCCCAGTATTCGTCACAGATATTGTCGATAGTCCATGCACCCAAAAGCAGTTTCATCGACGTCGTGATCTAATTCGTACAACGCGACACTGGCGAATCCCGAATCGGTGTTTTTGCGTGGTCGATTTCTTCGTCAGGAACGTTAGAGTACGTCGTGGACGCTTCATACTCAAATAATTCCTGTGCTTCACCCGTTTATCATCGAACTTCATGAAAAACCTTAGCTATCTGGTTGCAGCGCGTCTGTACCTTCGATAATTCGCCGGAATATCCACTGATCGTGACACGGTTGCGGTCGTCCTGATCAACCTCGGTCAGGCTAGTTCCCCGATCTTGTTCGTCTATGACGAACCTATATCCAACATGCTTTATCGAAAGCTGGATGATCACTGCCACTGATTTACAATAGTACTTTTGTAACATATGCCGACATACCCCCGGCAACTAATACTTATTAGCCATCTCTTAAACTAATCACACATCACATTCTGAAATCGAGTGTTCGTTCGCTACGAACCGAATCCATCACTCGCCGTCAATCGACTGACCGGTAACACCCAATTATCGCCGTTTGATAACTTCTTCTCTCGTCTGACGCGACACTTCTTATTATTGGAAGCTAGTATGATTTCCCTCCAACAGTTGCAAACACTCAATTTGTCCCGAGTTCGTTTGCCATTCTGGGCAGGTGATTGGGAATTCCTCGTAGAATCAGTCCGCCTCTATTCGGCATCGAGGGGAGACACCGCACACGCCGACAACTTCATTATTCGAGATGATTGGCGTCCTGATCGCCCAGAAATCCGATCTCGATTCTTGCTTGTATCTACGCTCGCGGGTATCTTCTAGTTCAGCTAATAGTTTGTCGCGATTGGTGATCCTCTCCTCGGTTTCCGCTGATAGCCCTCATTGGTCGATGACTTCCTTGATTCGCTCACTTTACTGTTTTGGCTTTCACGGCGCCTTCGCCGGTAGCCACATACAAATAGATTGCTCGGCCCCGCTCCTTGATGAAGAACTGTATACGTCCGTCGGTCCTCTCCGCGAACTATAACTATTTGTTTGGCTACTCCGTTCCATTCGTGCCGCTGTCTCACGTACTCGCCTATGATGAGGAACTTCAAGCTGACGTGGTACCCGCCGTAGGACGTACTGCTCGTTGTACCTGATTGTCCACTACTGGTGCAGCGTACTCTTCGCAAAACCAAGCTCGATGGCAATCTCTACTATCTGCGAACCGTCGCGGTTTATGAGGGCCTCGGGAATTCGGAAGATGGTGTTGAGGGTTCGGATTCCTTGAGCAGACGAGCGTTCGTTCATAACAAATGTCTGTGTGGCGGTGCCTCTCAATCTTCCCTTGTTATTTTCATATCTCTACTAATTTGTTAACTGGTAGCTATAGTAGCGCTATAGTAGTCTTTAGAAATAATTACTCACTTTTGGTACAGAGATTTGATCAAGAGCTGTATCGATCGTTGTTGTGGGGTCGTTGAGTGAGTCAAAGAAGCGGTTGCTAAGTGCCGCTTGGAGTTGTCTCCAGCACTCTTCGACAGGATTTAGTTCTGGCGAGTACGCTGGTAATGTCACGAAGGCGAGGTCGTCACGGGCCGCCAGGTCCGTGACGGCCGACGCCTGAAAATACGGCGCTCCATCCAGCACGATAAGCAGATTATATTTAAGCTCTTTTCATAATGCAAGGATGAAATGTTCTGCGTGTTCGACGGTGACGTACTCTTCGAACCGAGCGAAAAAGCGATCACCGAGGACGGTGATTGCTTTTTCTTGGTTTGAAAAGTCGTAACTGGTAGGAATAGCAAATATTGGCACTGTCTAGTTCTGCACCTCCTCGATCGGCGTCTTTCCGTCGAGAGCTTGGTGCGGTCTCTGGCGGTTGTAGTAGTGCATGAATTGTTCAAACCATTCGTATGCACTCGCCCGACTGCCCACCCACGAGTTATGGAAGCGGTCGATGCGCACTTTGAGGGTGTGAAACCACTTTTCGATGAGGTTTCGCTCGGTATAGTTGACCCGACCGCTTAACCCTAATCGAGCAAGGGCAGTCCGATAGCCGAATTGATCGACGAGAAATACGGTGTCGGAGAGATCGTATTTCTCGTTAAGTCGATGCAGAAACGCAGCTGCCGGATCGGTTCCGTGCCGACCAAACAACGCGACATCGAGAATCAGCTTCGTTTCGGTGTCTATTGCAGCGTACAGCCAAGACCACTCGCCATTGATCTTGACAGCGGTCTCGTCAATCGCGACCCGCTTCGGCTGCGCCTCAGGCGGGTCGCACCCGCTGTCAGCCAGCCGATGTACCCAGTTCCAGACCGCTCCGTGAGAGCGTTCAACGCCTAATTCAGCGAGAATCGTTGTTGTCTCCCGAAGTGAACAACCGGTCTGATGAAGGCGGACGGCGAACGCCCTGACGGGCGTCGCCGTCCGCTCGTTCTCCCAAGATTCTTCTAAATCCGCGTCGTAGCTCTCGCTGAGCAGGTTTGCGAGCATCCTAACCAATTCACTCAACGACCTGCTCGTTTCTCAAACTGGCTCAACTAGACAGTGCCTACAGAGATAAAACATTCGTAATGTTATTTGATTGGTAGGGTATATGATCGGATATTTACCAGTATAATCTAATTTGAGGTCTAAGTTATAATCGCCCTTAGACGAGTTCCCTATCTACTCAGAAAGCTCCTCTCCCGCTGCTCGAAGACATTCGATGCGACTACGTTATGCGAATAGGTAAGCTACGGACCAAATCTATAGCCCCCTCATCCCGCGGTGAGTAGAACGTGTTCCCGAAGGAGGAATGCCTATGGGATCTCGAGGGACTGTTCGACACTCCCGTGGTCACGCGCGAGAATCGATTCGGCGGCATCGACGAGTTGGTCGAAGTTCGTCCAGACGAGGCAATCAACTTGGCGCTGCAAACGACTGCAGCACGATTAGATGGTTATCTCCCTATCATCGATATGCCGCTACAGAGCGTTTCACCCCAAGATCGCGTCTGTGGCGATGTTTCCACCTTCTCCCCCACCCCACTTTCACAACAGCTAAAATACAGTGTAGTTCAATTTCCCCGGTGGCCTCCCTATACGACAGGGCCGTGTCTCTGGATGGTACATGGGTGCTATGGCCAGTGCTCAAGATACCCTATACAGGGACACCAGTAGAGTGGGCTGCAGGAACGGAAAACGATCAAGAACAGACTACGATCGCTTTATTCTTTAAGTGGTTCTGACCACAAGGTAGAGCTATGACGGGAGGTCGTTCTCGCATAATTCTCAACTCGGTAGCGTAGACTACCGTTATTCTGTCAAAGCTGGAGCTACTACTGGGTGGAACAGACGATAGCGGACGACGTGCTCATCACGTCGTTGAGCCGATCGGGTTATGAGTTTGAGAACGTCGATCCAGAGCTGAGTCGGGTCGCGTGTAATCTACGACTCGTCTCTGTAAATCTCGACCTCCCCGGACTGATTGTCGTTATCTTGGACGCTGATACTCCAAGTCGAACCGTCTCCAGAGATCGCTCCAATAGCCGGACCGATATCGTATGAATTCTCCCAGATAAGGTTACCACTGTCGACAACGGCTATCTCGCCGTTGCCTCGATCTGCAACGAGCACACGGTCTCCGTTGTCGCTGACGCTTACATCCTCAGCACCCCAGAAACCAAGCGATGCTGTCCATTGTTCATCGCCGGTTTCAGCGTCAACAGCGTGGAGGGTTCCATCCCCTTCTGACGTGACAATCGTGCTGCCATCCGACGAGAGGTAGACCCAGCCACCATACGAATCAGTTTCCCAGACGACGTTGCCCTCGAGATCAAGAACGATCGTCTTGCCATCGTCAGTTCCGGCGACAACCAACTCACGCTCGCTGTCGATGTTGACCGAAATCACATCTTCGTCAGTTTCGTGAGTCCATTGCTCGGCGCCAGTGCTGTCGTAGAGTTTGACGCCAGCGGATCCATAGCGCTCGATATCATCACCTGAATAACGACCGGCACCGACAGCCACGTAGTCTCCCTCATCTGTGATAGCAACAGTCTGTCCGACAGATTCGCTCAGGTCTGTTTCCCACTGGATCTCACCATTCGCTGAAGCAGCAACAGTGCCGGGACCAGTGATTGGTGAGGAAACAGACGCAATCGTTGTCCCATCTGCAGTGGCATCGAGATCCCATAATTCGGGGTGCTGGAGAGCCGGCCCGTCGTCCTCGGTTAGGTCGAGTGAGCCGTACATATCAGCATCCATCCAGCCAACGGTACCTGTGGTTCCGTCTTCAGATACTTGGAGATGAGAGACACTGCGGTCAGCTCCGAGATTGATGACGTCGCCGTCTCTCTGCTCGTCGTATACCATTACGTTCCCGTCACCGAATCCGAAGAGGACGGTCTCACCGTCGGGTGAGAGGCCTGTAACGAGGCCAGAGGTGCTATATGTCTCGCTAGCCCGCTGCTCGATGCCCGAACTCGAGTCGTCATCAGAACTGTCGTCGGCTTCTGTGGGTTCCGACTCGAGTGTGATAGTCACTTCATCATCGCTTTCGATCGTCACATCTGTACTTCCGCTTTCGTAGCCGTCGGACTCAGCATTGACTGTAATCGATCCGCCTTCTGTCTCGAACGTTGCTTGGCCGTCCTCGTTCGTCTGCTGATCGTCACGAGTGTCGAAGATTATCGCATCGTCATGGACGAACTCTACATCGGCATTTTCGATCGGGTCGCTATTCTCATCGACGACCGTCACAACGACGGTATAGTCGCCTGACTCTTCGCCACTGGCTTCAGCGCTATCTGCCGAGGATTGTGTCTCTTCACCCCCACCACCAGCCATGAGCAGACCCCAGATTACGAGTCCATACACACCTGCAACGGCACCTGCTTTCACTCCACCGCCGGCGGCTATCCCTGGTAGTGCTGTTAGCTTATTAGCTGTTCCCCGCCAATTCGTGCCGACGATGATGCCAAGCACGATCGGGAAGAAGACAAGCGCAAATAATCCCAAGATTAGGTACCCACTCCCCACTGCGACATTTCTCCCGGTTTTGTTCGGCTTCATGCCCGGGATACTATCCGCGATTTCCATACGCTGATACTAGTGCGGCAGATGATAAGATTGCTGGAAAGAAAGTCACCTCTGATAGTGAGAGATATGGTATCCATTTGGCTGAGCGGCTGCGGAAACGACTACCTTACCAGACTGGGTCCTGCAGGTATCAGAGCACCTCCGCCAGTGGACTTCCAACGGGCTCGCCGTCGCCTCGAAGCCGCAGGCCGTTGCGGCGGTCTTTATGGTCGGTACCGGATGTCCGATACTGGAGGACCTCAAGCGCGCGATCACGTTTCCGCTCGAGTTCGTCGACAACCTCCGTCGGGATGTCGCCGGCGCTTTCGAGGAGTGTTTCGAGCTGGTGCTTGCGGTCGAGTGCCGCGTTCGCGGAGATCGGGTCGGGTTCGTAGCCGGCGACGGCGTCAGCGACGTCCTCGTGAGTGCGCCGCATTAGCTCTCACGCCCCCGAAACGACAGCCGTCCCGGTGACTGACGGTGCTTCGACCGATCGACTCGAGCGCCTCACGACCACAGTCGCGGCACTTGTGGTATCGCTCTCCGGTTGGCTCTCCATACTTGTCGAACTCTGGGAACGGACCGTCCCACGGATCGGCCTCGCCGTCCTCGAGAATCTCGGCGTCAGTAGCAGCCTTGCGAACGGTGAGTCCGCCGTCGATCGCGGCCACACGCTCGCTCGAGGTGTCCTCGGTCTCGTCAGTATCGACGGTCCCGACATGCTCACCAAGGTCCGGGTCGACATCGATTCCGGCGTCGGTCGGGATCGGACGAATGCCCTTGGTGATATTGGAGGAAGGCGACAGTTCGGTCTGATTTGGACGCTGTCTTGTCGTTCTGGACCGGTTCCCCGATCGCAAATCCGTGCCCGACGACAAGGAACGGGACCTTCTGCTCGCTTCCTAGTAATCTGCGCTCTTGAGACGTGACGATCCCGTCTTCGAGTTGACGGTGCTAAGTCTATGATATCTGTAGTGCTTCTTCGATTAGTTCGATGCTCTCGACTGTACTGGTGATCGCTGGGACAGCTGGTTTGATCTCACCACCGGTGTAGAAGGCGAGATAGTTAGATGGTTTGAACGAGTGACTCAGCTGGCAGAAGTACAGACCGTCGGTAGTGCATTCGGTCCAGACTTTGCGAGCGGCAACGACGAGGACGCGATCGTCGCGATCACTCACGAGATCTTCCTCGTAGAGGAAGCGAACGAGTTCTCGAAGGAGGAATGCCTCTCGTTCGGTGGGGATCTCGAGCGATTGTTCGGCGCTGCCGTGGTCTCGTGCTAAGATCGATTCAGCGGCATCGACGAATTTGTCGAAGTTCGTCTAGACGAGGCGGTCGTCGACCGGCTCCGATCGCTCATCGAGCGGTTCCCGGAATCTGAACTCGAATTCGATCTGCGCGCGCTCGCGGATGTGATGATCGGCATCTCAGAGTCGGCCGATCCGTAGGCGCCGGTGAACCGCCATATCGAACACATGGAGACCGCGGATCGGTTCCGAACGCTGCTCCCGGCGGTAGATCTCCCGGCGATGACAGTCGCTCGCGACTGTGTCGTCGAGGCGGACAGCCAGCACGAGATCGTCGTGAGAAAGCGCCTCGCGCGGACGGTCTTGGACCGCCGGGGCTACCGCAAACTGGTCGAGGAGATGCTCGCGTCGGGCAACTGTGAGCTGTCCGTCTCTGAGCGAGAGATCTCCCCCGAGGCGGTTCACGAGAATAAGTCTGTGATGAGTCGAGAAACCAAATGTACGGCGTGTCGACCGGTTCTCGGTGAGATGCGGCTGGAGTGGTTTGAGGGCCGACCCAGCAGTTAGCTGTGCTTGGTTTGTAGAATACTATATTTAATATAGCACTCATTCCACCGGGTTGATTTCACACACAGTGCATAGTACCCCTCCCCTCACAGCAACTAGCCACTCACAATTTTCGTTTGAGGACCTGTGCTAGCTGCTCCTCGATTTCAGTGGCCTGCAGGATCTTGATCTCGCTCTCGGCTTGCTCCTCGAGCGAGGCTGTCTCTCTTTTGAGATCCTGCACAACGAGTAGGCCGTTCCAACCCGAGCCGAAGTACCCCTCTGTATCGCGTCCAAAGACGTACTCCTTGTTGAGACGCAAGAAGGCGAGATACTCGAGCGTCTCCTTGATCCCGCGCCGAATCGTGTCCTCGTTGGCGCTGTTTTTGAAGCTGACTAGTAGTATAGGTTATTCACTGGATAGAGACTCCCAATTAGATACCATGGAAGCTCGTTGCTGCCATGGTTTTTCCAGAGCAGCTGTTATTTCAGTATATGTCTCATAGAGAGCATCATATTGATGTGTATGACCGGAATTAGGGCGATAGATCTTGTCTATTCCAATCATTTCGCTAGCTGCAATTTCAATATTTTCATAGAACCCATTAGCAGTCGCAGCTAATATTGCAGCTCCCTTTGCACCCATTTCTATTCCTGCTGGTATGATAACTTCTGTATTAAGACAATCTGCGAATGTTTCACACAGCAGGGTTGATCGTGCCCCACCACCACATAACCTTATTTGATTTGTCTTATCGGGTAGCTTTTCAGAACAATCCCGTAGTGATAGTGAGAGACCTTCATAGACAGCTCTTAGAAGATGAGAGCGATCATGAGATGGATTCAGACCAGTAAACCCAGCTCTTGCATTTGGGTCAACGAACGGTGCTTTCTCACCGGCAGTACTTAGATACGGATGATAGATTACCCCTTCGGACCCAATAGGTGCGGAGCGAGCGAGTGATTCGACGGTTTCGAAGGATTCACCTCCTGCGATTGTTTTACGTACCCAATCGAGATTTGGCGTACCAGTCATTGCTCCCATTGCCCGAAGGCCCATTCCATTAATACCAAGTGCGAGTGTATATCCAACTGGTGGAGGACTTTTGTTCGGGGATTGGAGAATGTTCTGTATCTGAAGGGTCGTTCCGGCAACTACAGAACAATCTCCTGGTGTGAGTGCGCCACTTCCGAAGGCTGAAGCAGCAACATCAACGACACCGGTGACCACTGGTGTCCCCTCTGGAAGTTCTGTCTTCGCTGCTGCACTGGGTGTTACTTTTCCTGCGATCGCAGTCGGTGATTTGATCGATGGTAAAAGGTCTTCAAGAGATGGTAGAGTGATACCTTTCGGTAGTTTGGAAACAAACTCCTCAGTAACCGGATCATAGTTAATAAGTGATAATTCGGTTGGTTCACTTGCTAGCTCACCGGTCAGATTATATCGGATCCAGTCTTTGCATCCCAGTAAGGTATTAGCTGTTTTGAGCGTCTCCGGTTCATTATTTTCAATCCACTTTAATATCGGAAGAGCCAATCCAGAGAAGACACCGTAGCCAAATCGCTCAAATAAGTCATCATATATGTTATTCTTCCTCCAGTTATTGACTATATCTGACGCTCTTCCGTCGTTCCAAATGATTGCGTTTCGAACTGGACTTCCTTCCTCGTCGACAAGCCAACATCCCCCTCCCTGTCCAGTCACAGCAACTGCGGCGATTTTACTACTTTCTGGAATTGACCTAACTGTTTCTTTGATCGTTTCAGTTGTATGTGCCCATAACAAATCCATATCTTGCTCGGCCCAATCTGGATTTGGTTTTGTAACGGGATTCTCTCGAGAGCTATGGACAAGTTCTGTCCCATCAGTTTCGAAAGCTGCTGTTTTGATAGCGGTTGTGCCAGCATCGATACCTATTAAAATATCACTCATTTCTGGATGCACGAAAAATCTCGAGGGTTCTTATTTAGCTCTGCTGACCGTAATCCGCGAATCGCTCGGTGAGAGTTTTGATCTCTGTATCCGCGAGAATCTTCGGCTCACCGACACTGCGGGCTTGATAGTGGATACGGGCACAGTATTCAGTCATCAACGCTATCTCATATGCTTCTTCGACCGACTCACCAATAGTGATTACACCATGGTTCCCAAGTAGACAAGCGCCATATTCGTCTCCGAGAGCTTCAACAGCCAGCTCACCAAGAGCCTCAGTTGCTGGCGTTTCGTAAGCGGTCACAGGTACTTGATCGCCAGCGAATGCGATTAGGTAGTGCGATGCTTCGATTGGTTCTTGGAGGCTAGCAAATGTGCTCGCATACGGAGAGTGAGTGTGAACAACTCCGCCTACGTCCTCACGTGCACGATAAATTGCAGTATGCATCGGTGATTCGCTCGAGGCCGGTAGCTTGCCTGCAACTTGCTCACCCTGAAGATCGACCAGGGGTACTGTTTCGGGTGTGATTTCTTCGTAAGGTACACCCGAGGGATTTATCGCGACCTCCTCACCGTTTCGCGAACTAACGTTTCCACCTGTTCCTTTCGTTAAACCATCTTCGAGCATTTG
This genomic window from Natronococcus occultus SP4 contains:
- a CDS encoding Bug family tripartite tricarboxylate transporter substrate binding protein; this encodes MLETGRRGLLAILASGAATGIAGCLGSEDDGEFPTETITHVSPYDPGGGNDTYARGVMPLLADELDAELSIENISGAGGMNAISEVLNSEPDGHTTIGIDPPTEVGVQMMEDPGIDQRDLEPVCQFGFSARVLVVDAEYEEEIQSLDDLLERYETGEWSNVGVMSPGSPPHIFTLLAHEDDEYDWQWEELISYDGSAAINEAVASGEVPCGISSDAGALSAVEAGDVYPLVTLHTDGSPTFPDTPTVEDEGYPDYDWVNGINRTLFTPPETPQDVRETLAEEMENALETDEAEEWEEETGNALMYEGIDATGEHFEEIFEEYENHNVVELVEEYEG
- a CDS encoding amidase; the encoded protein is MSELSTEEVRKLADQFGISVSDHELSNIRDQVNSNLEGLAEVKSFVERESEETVGERTWKTATDNSHNSIITRCEVPPTADHNGLLEDLSVSVKDNISVAGIPMEAGSAALQGYIPQTDATVIKRVRRAGASITAKTNLDEFGAGARAISNNGQMTHPDDPERIPGGSSGGSAITVSTGEVDVSLAADTGGSGRMPAAHCGIIGLKPTYGLVPTSGIIENSYTLDHVATMAKTVEECAALLEAIAGRDPDDAASMVAAAKPEYQVGGYVEALNNAVSLEDTTIGVIKEGLGHGTAEQEVMSGIVHQTEAAIDRLSDNGAEISRISIKDFELSGPIKYALSYAELAAHWRDAAADYRRLGNVDPSYQQAFAARSQAFGQQVNWYYRARLLAGAHLVNNEHGGLYMYAQKAREQLCDQFEAALKEVDVFLLPTLPIIAPRLSEATDPGYNYARNTHPANVTKLPAITVPNGRVQGVPVGMQLMGSAFSEKQLLSISKRVLDVIR
- a CDS encoding IS6 family transposase, coding for MLANLLSESYDADLEESWENERTATPVRAFAVRLHQTGCSLRETTTILAELGVERSHGAVWNWVHRLADSGCDPPEAQPKRVAIDETAVKINGEWSWLYAAIDTETKLILDVALFGRHGTDPAAAFLHRLNEKYDLSDTVFLVDQFGYRTALARLGLSGRVNYTERNLIEKWFHTLKVRIDRFHNSWVGSRASAYEWFEQFMHYYNRQRPHQALDGKTPIEEVQN
- a CDS encoding WD40 repeat domain-containing protein; the protein is MEIADSIPGMKPNKTGRNVAVGSGYLILGLFALVFFPIVLGIIVGTNWRGTANKLTALPGIAAGGGVKAGAVAGVYGLVIWGLLMAGGGGEETQSSADSAEASGEESGDYTVVVTVVDENSDPIENADVEFVHDDAIIFDTRDDQQTNEDGQATFETEGGSITVNAESDGYESGSTDVTIESDDEVTITLESEPTEADDSSDDDSSSGIEQRASETYSTSGLVTGLSPDGETVLFGFGDGNVMVYDEQRDGDVINLGADRSVSHLQVSEDGTTGTVGWMDADMYGSLDLTEDDGPALQHPELWDLDATADGTTIASVSSPITGPGTVAASANGEIQWETDLSESVGQTVAITDEGDYVAVGAGRYSGDDIERYGSAGVKLYDSTGAEQWTHETDEDVISVNIDSERELVVAGTDDGKTIVLDLEGNVVWETDSYGGWVYLSSDGSTIVTSEGDGTLHAVDAETGDEQWTASLGFWGAEDVSVSDNGDRVLVADRGNGEIAVVDSGNLIWENSYDIGPAIGAISGDGSTWSISVQDNDNQSGEVEIYRDES
- a CDS encoding transcriptional regulator FilR1 domain-containing protein — encoded protein: METADRFRTLLPAVDLPAMTVARDCVVEADSQHEIVVRKRLARTVLDRRGYRKLVEEMLASGNCELSVSEREISPEAVHENKSVMSRETKCTACRPVLGEMRLEWFEGRPSS
- a CDS encoding FGGY-family carbohydrate kinase, which encodes MHPEMSDILIGIDAGTTAIKTAAFETDGTELVHSSRENPVTKPNPDWAEQDMDLLWAHTTETIKETVRSIPESSKIAAVAVTGQGGGCWLVDEEGSPVRNAIIWNDGRASDIVNNWRKNNIYDDLFERFGYGVFSGLALPILKWIENNEPETLKTANTLLGCKDWIRYNLTGELASEPTELSLINYDPVTEEFVSKLPKGITLPSLEDLLPSIKSPTAIAGKVTPSAAAKTELPEGTPVVTGVVDVAASAFGSGALTPGDCSVVAGTTLQIQNILQSPNKSPPPVGYTLALGINGMGLRAMGAMTGTPNLDWVRKTIAGGESFETVESLARSAPIGSEGVIYHPYLSTAGEKAPFVDPNARAGFTGLNPSHDRSHLLRAVYEGLSLSLRDCSEKLPDKTNQIRLCGGGARSTLLCETFADCLNTEVIIPAGIEMGAKGAAILAATANGFYENIEIAASEMIGIDKIYRPNSGHTHQYDALYETYTEITAALEKPWQQRASMVSNWESLSSE